The following nucleotide sequence is from Channa argus isolate prfri chromosome 9, Channa argus male v1.0, whole genome shotgun sequence.
tggctcattttggatttcatgagagctacacattccaaaaaagGTGGGACAGGTAGCAATAAGAGGACGGAAAAGCtaaatgtgcatataaggaACAGCATGAGGACCAATTTGCACCTTATTAGGTCAATTggcaacatgactgggtataaaaagagcctctCAGATGGGCCGAGGATCACCAATTCCCCCAATGCTGCGGCGAAAAATAGTGGAGCAATATCAGAAAGGAGTTTCTCAGAGgaaaaattgcaaagagtttgaagttatcatcatctacagtacataatatGATCAAAAGATTCTGAGAATCTGGAACAATCTCTGTGCGTAAGGGTCAAGGCCGGAAAACTAAATTGGATGTTCGTGATCTTCGGGCCTTTAGACggcactgcatcacatacaggaATGCTACTGGAATGGAAATCacagtggaaaactgttctgtggtcagacgaatcaaaatttgaagttctttttggaaaagtGGGACGCCATGTCATccggactaaagaggacaaggacaatccaagttgttatcagcgctcaagcctgcatctctgatggtatggggttgcATGAGTGCGtgtggcatgggcagcttacacatctggaaaggctccatcaatgctgaaaggtacATCCAAGTTCTAGAaaaacatatgctcccatccagatgtcgtctctttcagggaagaccctgcattttccaacatgacaatgccagatcacatactgcatcaattaCAGCATTATGGCTGTGTAGAAAAAGGATCCGGGTATTGAAATGtccagcctgcagtccagatctttctcccatagaaaacatttggcgcatcataaagaAGATGCGACAAAGGAGACCTAAGACAGTTGAGCAATTAGAAGCATGTATTAGAcgagaatgggacaacattcctattGCTAAACTTGAGCACCTTATCTCCTCAGTCCCCAGATGTTTGCAGACttttataaaaagaagaggggatgccacACCGTGGTAAACATGgccttgtcccaacttttttgaggtgtgttgatgccatgaaatttaaaatcaacttatttttccctttttaaaatgataaattttcatctatgttgtattctgaataaaatataagtttgagatttgtaaattattgcattccttttttattcacaatttgtacagtgtgccaacttttttggaatcgggtttgtagAAGCTTGGATTCCCTTTACGGGCAGCATTGAATCTCATTGATGCAGTTGAAAATTACACACCTTGAGTAAGGCCAGACTCGGGGTTTAGTAAGTCctgttgcttcacattcacccatATACATACACTGATGACAGCAGCTGGTTTAGTGTctagaattttttatttatttattttttacattgatAATACAGCTTAATATcttgtttcaaatgtttgtaTAATGTCATTGTCACAGTCAACGCCCTGCTAAATGCTGagctgcttttaaaagaaaagcttttaaCTATACCACCACTACCACGAGCTTACacgacagttaagaaatcagctttcctgtaACCTGTTTACGTAAGTCTATGTAGACACTactaaaacacatacaaactaAAAGTACTAAGCACACTGTCTAAATTTGATAATAAAAACCACCAGTCTAAGCTCACCTATTACATATCAATTGCCTGCTTAAGCGAGTCTCACTCTTAGCTTAGTGGTATAACTGCAAAGGCCCTTTCACCCCAATGCTTTGACCCAGATCTGGGCTCAACTAGATagtgctgttgagttgatctGAGATTGCGATTTACCAAACGAATAGTCACCAGATCAGCCAAGTAAGAACGTGCCAGACCATTAAGGACTTTAAAAGTGAAGACAGGATCTTAAATTGGATCCTGAAGTGAATAGGAAGCCTATGAAGAGAAGGCAACACGGGTTATGTGGTTACGATTAAATGTATTAGTAAGCAAGGGTGCCGCAGCACCAACTGAAGCCACTAAAGAATTGAATGGTTAACATCAGTAGTCCAGCCTTgaggaaataaaagcatgaatagcATTTTCCAAGTCCTTGTGTAACAGAAAAGGCTTTCACCTTGGTGAGAGAGCGCAATtggaaaaaccttttttaatcaaagaGCAAATTTGTTTATCGAACCGCAGCAAAGATTAATATTACAGGGTTTCCCTTTTGCCAttaaatccaaataaaataacTTCAGATTTTCCCTCATTAAAAAAACCACAGTCCACCAGACAATCAAGAACCATCTGGCCAGAGTTTTGTCATGAGCCATTAAATGATAGCTATAATGGAACgtcatctgcatagcaatgagaagagagagtgtgttttCTAATGATATGGTTATGaaaaataatgtacagtaattaataacaTAAGGGTCAGTGATCACTGGTAATTatgaagctgattttaaccactttgtgctgacaggtggtaaACCCATAATGATAGATCAAATTTCATGACTTAATATtgttataaaaaacacaaaatattatattaaaaccaccttgtgatattaatgttgtggctgatgtgtttATAACCCCCTTAGGTCATTGACTGCACTTAAGTAACTtggttactcagagaaattgGCTTTCTCTGTCATGGAACaatatttaaatgcacttaCTAGAAATAGTACTAGAAATGCATGTATACATGCAACAGAAGAGCAGTTGGATTTGCCCCTCAACTCTGATGCACTTTGAAAGCATAGCTCACAGATTTAAACtgtataatgacagaaaatgctgcttcctggcttttctttctttattttggcTGTGTTCATGCAGCTGCAAAGTGACAGCACAAGTGGAGTACAGTGACTGCAGGTTTACGTGTAAGTTCACTTTGTTTCAcaaatttcttttacttttaatttcctTATTTCTCCACAATCTGTCATCCACACGTccgggcgactgtggtgcaggaaggtagagcgattgtccaccaatctcacagttgttggttcaatgtcgaagtgtccttgagcaagacactgaaccttaaCTTACTTGCTCCCAGtcagcgttggccagctgcatagcagctcccccaccggtgtatgagtgtgtgtgtgattgtgagtgtgaaagggTGAATAAgatgcagtgtaaagcgctttgagtgccaataggtagaaaagcgatatataagtgaagaccatttacACTTCTCCATCCAAGTTCTCATCCTagatctgtgctttgttcatcttagtttttctttttgttctttgctCTGCTAAAGCTAAAGTTACTGGTTGCTGCTGTATTTGTTGTGGCACTAGTGCGCACAATCATTTCTGTTCAAGAAGAATTGTAGGTTGGTCTGCCAGTTCTACCCACACCTTACAGTTGTCAAATGTGTGATCTTTTCAGACTGTTCTAGACAAGAAATCCATTACAGTTGGTGGAAAAGGTGTTTAAGTGTAAACTAACCAGTCTTTGGCAGTCAGAAAGTCTTTAGATTTGTCCCTAGCTTTCAGGTTCACCACATGTATTTGGACCAGCAGTATCTGCCGAATATCTCCCATCACCTTAAATGTACAATGGATTAATGAGGATTTTACTATCCAGGATCTGTTTCAGGTAAATCATAGCTATATATCTGaaatacttttctttaaaacacatcaaTAACAAGCACAAAAGTGTAAATAACCATCCAGAACACAATCATACCTACAGGTATCGCTGCACCTGTTGGGGCGTTACGTAAGGGACCATCTACTATTTACTGATATCTGTAAcgacaaaaaataaagaaatgtatatCTTAagcttttttatgttaaaactgCCTCTTTAATTTCACAATGTCATAATGTTTAATTTGGATGCAATAAACATATGGAAAGACACTCAGTATCTACGCCTGGATGTACCTGATTATTATTCAACGATGCCCTTAATGTCATTTATGTCATGTTTGTCACACACTCTCTCATTCTCACCATGCAAAAGGGTACCCTGACCCACTACAAAATGTGTTGGGGTTCAGTCTTTCTAGGACCATTGGTCTTGACCATGGTCAAAAACCACCACTGAATCCTTGTCAATTTGCTCCACTGtaacaaattatgtttaaagCCTTTTATCTTGTCCACTCCTCTTTAGGCTAAATTTGatacagcagcagctgaggTGAAGCAGCTTAAGGAGAAGCCTTCAGATGATGAGATGCTGCAGGTGTATGGCCTGTTTAAACAGGCCACTGTGGGTGATGTCAACACAGGTAAGACGGCTCTTAGTGCTGTCACCACtgcctcattttttttcttttgtttttgaaaacttGTCaagcttttttattatttattcattaatttatttatttcctccAAGTTTTTCAGTCAGCAGAGGAAGTCATTATCTTTTAACTTGAGTAGTTTGCACattgttaaaaatgcaaatttaataGTACAAATTTATCAATTTATTATCATACACTTTTGCAACAACCTCTAATTCTAATTAAGTTTAGTTTACTTCATCACTTGCATGTCTTATTAGGAAACTGTGGTgcagaaggtagagcggttgtccaccaatcccccagttgttggttcaatccccggctactccggtcacatgttgaactgttcttgagcaagacgctaaaccccaacttagttgctccttgtcagtgttggccagctgcatagcagctcccccgtgtgtgtgcatgtgtgtgtgtgtgtacgaatgggtgaatgagaagcagtgtaaagcgcttggAGTACCAATACtaagaaaagtgctatataagtgcagaacatttaccatttgtttttgttgtttttgaagcTTGTCCTGGGATGTTTGATTTCACTGGGAAAGCTAAATGGGATGCCTGGGAGAAGCTGAAAGGTACACTTGTGATCATGCACATGTTACAACTGTTAGAACTGTTGTTTTGAAGACTCATAGGTGCAGTGCAACTACACTGGTACTACAAACCCGGTTATCAACTGTTTATTAAAGGTAATGGGTGATAAAACAACCAGACAGAACAAGGAGCTAAAGAAATCTCCCGTAATTATGAAAGTgaaattttatttaagtttttattttatttttttttttcttgtctgatGAACAAACCATAGCAAAGAAGAGAAATTACAGATAGTCTTACTAaagtgtgttttagtttttatttagttttttcatgcAAAAGATTATGCTGTGAGATATATTCCAATATAGAAATTTTACTAGATGAAAGAAGTAAtcctttttaaatgacttgGGTGGTGAAACAGAACTGACCTAACCTCTGCACATTTCTTGAACACCTTACTAAGGAAATAGGATAAGGAAGAACCAGTGGCTGGCCTAAGGGTGTTTTTGCATGATGagtaaaaaaagtatttactgtTCCCGTCGTCGTTCCTTTTCCAAAATATAGTGTCATTAATTTGTCAAATGATGTGAATATTGTGCATGCACACATCTCAGTAACGATGCGAAAAACCATATATATTACAGCCTCGGGGGTTTTTCTGAGCTGCAGTGATAGGAGTGTAAATGCATCAATACTGTGAGAAGCTGGGCTATTTGAAATGTCTTGATCTGATCCTGTGAACTTAATTGTGCCGGACATGTCATTGTTGTGATCTAACCTGGTTAAAAATGTTCCAGTGACTCTCAATTAGTCTCTTGTTTCCCCCTAGCATTTTCACTGTAGAACTGAACCAGAAATTGTGTCAACTAAATATAGCTGCCAAAAATTAGTTTAAAGGCAGAAGGAATTCAAGAATCATCAAAAGTCACTGTTGGCTAGCCGCACTTGTTAATTTGTCTCTCTTATGTTTTAAGGAAAGAGCAAAGAGGATGCCATGAACGAATACATCAGCCTGGTAGAGCAGCTGAAGCAGAAATATGGATTCTAACCTCAGacaaaatcaataaatcagCCAGGTCAGCTGCTGGATGGACTGAGACCCACCCATTAGATGCTGTGAATGCCTTTTTAATGTTCTTACACAACTCACGTGAATGCCTGGCACTAACAACCGATGCCACCAGTGCCATTGGTTTCCCTTTTTGTTATCTGTTTAGTCCTGCCATTTcagtataaaacaatttttctgtgtttaggcTGCTCTAATTTTCATACATGCATATACATACTCGATTCACACATGCATTTCCTTTGAGATATccccgccacacacacacacacacagagagacagacctACATTCCAGCTGTTGTCTGATAGGCCAAAAAAGGTGCCATCAGACCAAAAACCCTTCTTCCACACGACCTCAGTCTCCTCTGACAGACTTTGAAGTCTgaattttctgaaataaaggtCTGATAAAAAAGCCATAGTAAAAGTCTGAGTATGTTAGATCAAATTCCCAATCTAAAGTCACAACGTTCTGACTTTATCAGAGGTGTGAAATAATGTAGTAGAAATAGTTCATTATTGCAATTTAATAGATATTTTTAGGTGTCTGAGTATTTTAGCAACTTTGTACTTTCACTCCCACCTGTTATAATacaagtatttgtactttgtactgcttacattttcaaaactaaaTTTATCTCCACAATAATATCTGTGGCATCTACACCTAAACCTAAACTTTAGAAGTTCCCAAATGACATCCATTAAGTATGGATGCACCATACTCCCTCGTTGGTGCTTCAAGGGACCTTGTGTTATTTACTAAATTGTCTCTTTAAGTTAATAATGTTAGTGTAGGCTCCATTTAattgaaatgcttttttctaccagctgagccactgttgcctcaaatttaaaatgagcttagaactaatttttaaaagtaaagactATATATTATTAgcctaaatttttttttatgatacaATTTTTAATACAATTGTACACATCCTTGTTTTCAGAATTTCTAGAAAAGTTATAAATGAGTGGTGTTGCAGATATTAAAAACTGATTTGCACATTGTAAAAAAGTTGATGCTCAATTTGAGTTACTTTTATCAGTATGTTCCAATTATGTTATATGACATGAGATCCATTTGGAATTCTACTTAGAAtactaaaaaaaattttatacTTGCAAATAATAAAGGTTTTATTAATCAGCCAACCTGATGGAAGCTAAATTTACCATCTAAGATCTCTGTCCACACAGAATCACACAGAAATATTGGTCATCATTTTTTACAACCTATCATCCTTTGATTGTTTAGGAACTGCTCATACAGTTTGGTCTGTATATTTTTGCACCATGacaccatttttttatttatttttttttttttcattttgcccgGTCATTATGTCCAGAGGTAGCAGGAAAGGAGAAAGCAGAGGATCATTGAGGTGAGATTTGGAACCTTGGAATGTGGGCCCTGTTCAAATTGTTCTACAATAGTATTGATGGGGAGACAAATGGTGTAGGGATGATCTTGAAATAAGAGTATTGGAAGTGaagtgtcttaaaaaaaaaaaatcgtgaGTCTGAAACAGGAACATATCTCCTAAAGGTTGGGTGTGAGATGAGAGAGATCATTTTTAATGCAAGTTGGAAGTGGTAAAGGGCATACCCAAGGAAGAAATAGCCAGAGGAGCAgttgaagggaacagaggtgatgaggaGGTGATGGGTACGGTTTGAAGGAGAGGAATGTGGTAGGGCAGAGCGGTGGAGTTTGCAAAAAGAATGGAAATGGAGGtgataaatacatattttaagaaGAGGGAGGATCACAGACTGTAGGAAGGTGCACACAGGTGGACTACATTCTCTGTAGGAGATGCAACCTAAAAAATGAATAGACTAATAAGGTGGTGGCGAGCGTTGCTAGCTGCTAACAAAATTCAGCAAAGTGAGACGATGCgattttaaaaataaggcaGATGTTCAGAGCTCCCTCTCTTCAAGTTATAGCAGAGTTGTACTGTTCACTGCGCTGCATTTTAGAGAGTGGGAATGGGGGCATGTTAAGAGTCACGGTGTCATAAACAATCAAGCACCAACTGCATTTACTGGGGAAGTCTGTCTAAAGAACGATCATGTGCTATACACTTTTGAAGTAAAATTTTTGCAGAAATTTTACTAGTTTTTTGGCTAGATTATTTTCACCTAGGACCCTGTTATTACTATTATATATGTTCAATGTCATTTTAGAATAGATAGCCTTTAGTTACACAAtacttaaatttaatttaattaaattttcaaGTTAAAACATTGCTATCCCCTTATTCCCTTTGTGTACCAGTATTTTGGATTCTACACCGTAGATGGAAATAAAGATGAACCCGTTTGCTGACTCTGCAAAAAGTAGTTACTTAACTATTGCATTCAAATTAATTCCAATGAGTTCGGTGTCAACTCGAACATCGGTCGAAAGTGATTTTTGTAAAGTGACAACACTAACGTACAGTAAATTAGGTACaacattattacaaaaagaGTGCCCTGTAAATGCAGTATAATTACAGGGTAATTTGATGAGTGTAATCAAAAGCGATACCAAAAATATGCCTGTGTCAGATACGATCATTAGAAATAAACGTTTATCTATGTGGTCATCTTTAAGTAAAATCATAGCAGAAACCTTCTAGTTTTGTTCATTCTATAACCCGTAGTAGGTAACCATTTTAAACCTTAACCCTTTTCTTGCAATATACCTACATTCTAAGTTACTTAATGTACTTACAAACTTAGTTTGTTACTTAATAATTATCATAAAATTACCAACATATTATTAGAATAGATACTATACtaagtatatatgtatgtatagtATTCATACATAGTATTTTTCCACATGTCTGAAAATACATTACGAAACCAATTATATTTATAGccttaaatatactttttaagTCTTTGATGGTATCAAAGACttaaattaatcaattaattaaacaaaataatcaatcAACTCTCCTCAGTATTCAGGTAATTGTAATCAATGATATATATTAACAAACGAATAATATTACCAGTGTGTCTCCTGCCGCTGCCCCTTTTCATTAAAGCTTTCCAGACGAAGCGCAGTTAATCTCAACGAGCCCATCGGTTGGACCCAGTTCGCTGGCTGAAGTACGAGGAAGCGGAGTAAACTGCCACACTCCGAGCCAGTGGTGGCGGTAATGGGCACTGAAGGGGTTTTGTCACCTGCGATCTACCCAAGCAGAGGAAACTCAACCTTATAGAAGCGCATGCGCGATTTCAAGGTGATTGTTTATCGTTGATGAGTTCAGCTTCGTGTTTGATGTTGAAATTATAGATTTGACTGAGCTCGTTTTTCATGCACATATATTCTATTTAAAGACGTATCATggaatgactttgtttttgttatcttGTCTAACGATTTTTATGCAGGCTAATTAAGCCATGTCGTTGGTTTAACCCTCGAAAAATTAGGTAAGTTCGAAGCTAACGTTAACTGTAGTTACTTTAACGATAGTGGCTTTGCTTAGTAAAACATGTCCGGTGTTGGGCAGTGACCGTCTGATTTAGAGAAAGTGGGGAAGAAGGTGTAGAAGAAAGATTGTGGAATGACTTCAGATGGTCCTGTGTGTTAAGGCGCAATTTCGTGACTGTTCCTAATGAATAACATTAGTGCGTACAGAATGATAGTAATACTCTTATTAGAAAATTAGCAGGAATTCAGAATTGGCCAttaattactttatatataaatgtaataatctgGAATAACATAAATGTCCTATAGGCTATAATCATGTGTGTGTATCAGAATGTATTTGAAAACAGTTCATAACTGCTTCCCTCTTCACTCTTATAGAAACATAACTGGATCCTGCAGGTAGACAGAGACACACCAGGATGGCCTGTGTAAGTCAAAAATTGTATGAAACAGTGTACGAAAAATAATTTACTGGTGCATAAAAATTATGCATAAAAAGAATAGACTGGGCTTTTTGCTCCTGACAGGTCATAGACGACAATTGTCAGCACCTTCATAGCGCAGGAGGAATCATACTGTATCTAAACCAAAACCCACAAGACTAATGATTTCTAAGGAGAGAACTGTTTGATTTGGTGACTGTGTaagcacttaagtaaccagggtacacagagaaatcagctttatCGGGTGATCACTTAGCTGTGTTTAATTACACTTAAGAAGAGTAACccgatttctcctccacctcacctttttttttaagcctggCGGCACACGTATTAACTATGTAGtaacagaaaatgctgcattttgagagaaatggaaaataaagagaagaCGTGAAGCTGATCTATATCAGAAActgtcttatttgttttaagTCCGTTTAAACACACTCAGTGTGATCTTCACCTTTAAAATGACCTCTGCAGAATAATTAAATTccctttttatactttttttttaaacatacatggTAGATCAAATGAGAACTATTTTGTGTTAGTTTAACTCTACAGTCACATAAAATTCACAGATTAAACAGTATTTAACAGTCTTTGCTGCTAAAATAATATGCAAATCTCAACATCCATACAAGATATATTCTATTGAACTTAGACAAACTCTATCAAGGAGTTAAGAAATTAATTGAAACCCTGCTTACCCCAAGCAGTCATTATGTAATCTAAATGTACTATAATCcatggcttgaattttaggccTTTAGAAAAGTACTATGcatattatctacattttatacaaagtacataattttgtattttctacaCCCTGAAGAGAGGCTGCTATTCTAAGATGTATACAAAAATCAAGAAAGCTACTTAAACTAAAGTAggaaacatttttggaaactgTAACAGATGTGAGAGCATagcatataaaatatatttataaaatatgaaatggtaCAATAagtgaatgaaataaatcaatattgGATGTTTTCAGGATAGTCCCACTCAAGCATACTTCTAATGTGAGGCCTCAAAGGCTTAAAATAACACTGTGTTGATCAGTGTGTGCACACGCAATTGCGTGTGCTAAAACGGCCATTGGTGTGTTTATGTTCAGGTGCTGTACAATAGAACCAAGTTGGTCCGTTATCTCCCAGGATTTCAAGTGTTAATGGATTGCATAGCCAGATCTGGAGCCAGAGGAGTTTCTACTTCCGGAACCTCTGGTTCTGATGAGCCCAATGTCGCCATCACTCTGTCTGACATGAGTAAGctattacatatacatttattttgttttacttcaatataaataaaaacattttacacttttattagAATTTGATACTGTGTGAAACTTTTATTAATATGAATATGTGTACTTTTTTCTAATGTGCTTTCCCATTTAAGGACTCCAGACAGTTTGGCCCAATGAAAGCATAGGACCTTTTGGGCCACAAGACGAGCACCTCCAGCTTCCTAGTAATGTGGTTTTTGACTGCCATCTGGAAGGGCTAGCAGAACAGAAAAGTCTCAGACACAAGATGGTTCCTGAAAGGCTGTGTTCTCTGTCCAGCAGTGGAAAACATGAGTTCATACTGACCCAGTTTGTTGGAGACCCCTTTGACAGTGTAACTATGTTAATACGAGTAACTTTTACGAGTAACAGTCTTGGTTTTTTTATggctttgtgtcagcagtggtttcctcctgggtctcctactAATgcgtcccttttcattcagatggctCAGCTTGAATTTCTTTGGCAGTTAATTGGGGTTCTTTGTCCACCATTCGAACAATCCTTTGTTGTAACTTTTCATTAATTTTCCTCTTCCGTCCATGTCCGTCCAACATTTGCAAATGGAACAATtgtctgagagaagggttgcattttctgactgaATTTCACGGGTGCCAATATTTTTTGCCATGTCTGTATCTAAACTTAAGTAGATTTAGTTAAGGTTCAGCTTTTACTTCGCTACATCTAAgagtaaatatttgttaaagAAACACCCTAAAAACCTTTTACTTTTTagtccactacatttctaatcaaagttggaTTACACATAACAATCAAATTCATATTATACCACTAATACCACTAGCAAGACAGAAATCGCTTTACTAAACCTGGTGCAGGTATAGTGTCAGTTCCTccttccat
It contains:
- the LOC137132412 gene encoding acyl-CoA-binding protein-like isoform X1 encodes the protein MADLQAKFDTAAAEVKQLKEKPSDDEMLQVYGLFKQATVGDVNTACPGMFDFTGKAKWDAWEKLKGKSKEDAMNEYISLVEQLKQKYGF
- the LOC137132412 gene encoding acyl-CoA-binding protein-like isoform X2 encodes the protein MLQVYGLFKQATVGDVNTACPGMFDFTGKAKWDAWEKLKGKSKEDAMNEYISLVEQLKQKYGF